CTCTGGGCCTCTACCCGCTCGAGCAAGACGCGGCGGGGCCTGCGGTGCTGGTATGCCCGGGTGGCGGGTATAGCGGTCTCGCCATGGATCACGAGGGCGAACAGATCGCGCAATGGCTCAACAAGAACGGACTCGCAGCTTTCGTGCTCACATACCGCGTTTCGCCGTATCGCCATCCTCTGCCGCTCAACGACGCCAAACGCGCCATGCGGCTGGTCCGCGCGAACGCCGCTGCGTGGAAGGTCGACCCGGCATGCCTGGGTATCATGGGGTTCTCCGCGGGCGGGCACCTGGCGTCGACCGTCTCGACCCGTTTCGATTTGGGCGATGCGTCAGCGCAAGACCCGGTTGACCGCCAGAGTTCACGCCCCGATTTCGCGATCCTGTGTTATCCGGTCATTACTTTCCAGCCGCCGTACGCCCACATGGGCTCACGAAATAACCTCCTCGGCGAGGATGCGCCGGAGGAACTGGTTCAGAGCCTGTGCAACCACACCCAAGTGACGGAGCAGACGCCCCCGACGTTTCTCTTCCACACGGCGGACGATCCGGGCGTCCCGGTTCAGAACAGCCTGCTCTACTTCAGCGCGTTGCGCGAACACAACGTGCCCGCCGAACTGCACGTGTACGAGCACGGGCGCCACGGAGTGGGCCTCGCACCCGACATGCCTGAGTTGGCAACCTGGCCCGGCCTCTGCATCAACTGGTTGCGTGTTCGGGGAATTCTGGCAAAATAGCTCTTTCGGGACTCACGGACAGGCGAGCGGCCCGAGCGCAAGGCCACTTCTCACAGTGTCGCGCGAACGCTCCTCGATAGGGAAACGGCATGGCCTTGAGTGATCACCCTTCGACGGGAACAATCAGTACGGCCGCATGGACGCTGATGGCCTCTCGCCGTCCTTCGGGGCCAAGGCCTTCGTTGGTCTTGGCCTTTACGGAAATGCTTTCTACCGGAACGCTCAGGCATTCGGCCAGAGACTTGCGAATCGCGGGGATATGCGGATTCAGTTTGGGTTCCTGGGCAATCACGGTCGCATCGATATTGGCCAAGCGACAACCGGCCTCCTTTACCATAACATACGCTTTTGCAAGGAGTTGCAGGCTATCAGCGCCTTTGTAGGCGGGGTCGGTGTCTGGAAAATGCTCACCGATGCTTCCCAAGGCTGCGGCCCCAAGCAGGGCATCGGTAATCGCATGGGCGAGGACGTCCGCGTCTGAATGTCCTGTAAGTCCTTTATCGTAAGGGATTTTCACGCCTCCCAGGATTAGCGGGCGGCCCGTTTCGAGCCGGTGCAGGTCGTAGCCTTGTCCGATACGCATTACACAAACCCTTTAGCGATAATTGCTTCTGCGAGCATCAGGTCCTCCGGCGTGGTAACCTTGAAATTGAACGGCGAACCCATGACCAGTTTCACGGTCCCCCCCATCTGTCGAACGAGCGTAGCATCGTCGGTTGCTGCAAAGCATTGTGCGCGAGCATGTTGATGGGCCTGCCGAATCACGTCTACGCGGAAGGTCTGGGGGGTCTGACACGCCCAGAGGCAACTCCTGTCGGGAGTGTCCGCGAGAATATCATCCGCTCCTGCCACGAGGATGGTGTCGGAGCAGGGAATCGCCACCGTTGCCGCACCAAACTCCTCGGCAGCGTCGATCGAGGCCTGAACAGATGTCTGAGAGATGAAAGGCCTTGCGGCATCATGAATTACAACAATTTCGGCGGCATTGTCGATGGTTTCGAGCGCGTTCTCGACAGATTCCTGGCGTTCCCGGCCGCCATCGACAAGGAAGAAGGCCGTGTCCGGAAAAGCGTCACCCAGAAGCGCCTCGAAATCCGTTTGAGTGCCCGGGGGAACCGTGATGATTGCGCCGGGAAGCAGCCCCAGAGGCTGGAATCGTTCCAACGTGCGTACTAAAAGGGGTTTACCCCCGCAAAGCACAAGCGCCTTCGGCTGTGCAAGTCCCAGCCGAAGGCCCATGCCCGCTGCGGGAACGATGAGTCTCACGTTCACGACAATACGCTTTGAAGCTTCGTAAATATCATGCGGCCGGCGGTGGTCTGGAGCACACTGGTTACGATGACGGAGACATCCTTGCCTACGTGGTCCTTTCCGCCGTCCACAACGATCATCGTGCCGTCATCCAGATAGCCGACGCCCTGGAAGGCTTCCTTGCCCTCTTTCACGATGCGCACCTGCATCTGTTCGTCCGGAAGAACCGCCGGTTTCAGCGCATTTGCAAGGTCGTTGATGTTGAGCACCTGCACGCCTTCGATCTGGGCGACCTTGTTGAGATTCAGGTCGTTGGTGAGGATCTTGCCTCCATAATCGCGGGCGACCCGCACGAGTTTCCCATCGACCTCGGCGATATCTTCGGGATCATCTTCGACGACCTTGATCTCGACCAGATGGTTGCTCTCCTGCATTTCCTTGATGATGTCAAGGCCCCGGCGGCCGCGCGCGCGACGCAACACATCCGGCGAATCCGCGATGTTCTGCAATTCCTTAAGAACAAACCGGGGAATCAACAATGGACCCTCCACGAATCCGGTCCTGCAAACATCAGCAATACGCCCGTCGATGATCACGCTCGTATCGACGACCTTTGCCTGGGTAAAACCGAATTGGCGGCGATGCATGGCGTTCCTGAGCGCTTCCCAATTCGACGCCATGGTAAGCCCCAGAGAAATGCCCACGAAACCAAATATCAGGACCACCGAGGTGTACAGGAAAATCGTTATGTTGGGGTCTTCCGGTCTCAAGATTTCGAAATGAGTCATGTATTTGACCAGCCCATACCCCACCACCATGCCGAGAATGATGCAGAGAACCGCGGGAGCGATTTTCTCAAAGAGGTCCTGGGTGACGAAACGGAGCAGCAGGATCACGCCGACCGAAATGGCGGCGCCCATCAAACCGCCGAAAATGCCCCAGGGCACCTGGTCCTGCGTATGCATGATCTCCTCGCCAATTCGCTCGTTCTGTGCGTTTACATAGTCGTTGTAGTTATCGACGAGCAGCACGGCCCACAGCGTGCCCATGAGAATGCAGGCCAATACAAAGATGATACGGATTGCTTTTATCATGTGTCTGCCACCCTACTCTTTCGGCATTGACCGATCTTGCCGGGACCCGTCAACTGAATAAACACCACTCTTATAACATGCGGACATGGGGGAAACAACCATACAGGGACCCCTACATCACACAGGCATTCGTTCGACGCATGCGCTCACGATCTGGGTCAATTTGGGTTCGGCCTCGGACGCGATCGCGATAATCCTTTCTATTTCAACCGGTTTGAGCGCATCGGGAAAACATTCGTCCGTGACCACCGAAAACGCCAGTACCTTCATACCTCCGTGCACCGCGACGATAACCTCCGGAACGGTGCTCATGCCGACTACATCGGCGCCCATACCGCGCATCATACGGTATTCGGCCCGGGTTTCGAGACTAGGCCCCGGGCAAGCTAAGTATACTCCTTTTTGTAGTCTTATCCCCTTCTCCATGGCCACGGTTTCCGCTAATTCGATCAACTCACGGGTGTAGGGTTCGGACATATCCGGAAACCGCGGGCCCAGAGTATCGTCATTGGGGCCAATAAGAGGGTTGTCTCCCATGAAATTGATGTGGTCTTCAATCACCATGAGGTCCCCAGCGCGGAACTGAGGGTTCAGGCCGCCGGCAGCGTTGAAAGCCACAAGCACTTGCGCGCCGAGCGCACGCATGACGCGGACCGGAAACGTTACCTGCTTGAGGGAGTAGCCCTCGTACCGGTGAAACCGGCCCGACATGGCAGCCACGGGTTTCCCTCCCAGATGGCCGAGCAACAACTCGCCAGCGTGCGATTCCACCGTCGAGACGGCGAAATGCGGAAGAACTTCATAGCTCAAACGCGCTTCGAGCTCGAGCCGATCCGTCAACCCGTTCAGGCCG
This genomic stretch from Candidatus Hydrogenedentota bacterium harbors:
- a CDS encoding alpha/beta hydrolase, whose amino-acid sequence is MEIRHGAILFLALALLALGLQRNAFAEPRQVIPIWNGTPPEAKGSEAADIPTLGLYPLEQDAAGPAVLVCPGGGYSGLAMDHEGEQIAQWLNKNGLAAFVLTYRVSPYRHPLPLNDAKRAMRLVRANAAAWKVDPACLGIMGFSAGGHLASTVSTRFDLGDASAQDPVDRQSSRPDFAILCYPVITFQPPYAHMGSRNNLLGEDAPEELVQSLCNHTQVTEQTPPTFLFHTADDPGVPVQNSLLYFSALREHNVPAELHVYEHGRHGVGLAPDMPELATWPGLCINWLRVRGILAK
- the ispF gene encoding 2-C-methyl-D-erythritol 2,4-cyclodiphosphate synthase, with protein sequence MRIGQGYDLHRLETGRPLILGGVKIPYDKGLTGHSDADVLAHAITDALLGAAALGSIGEHFPDTDPAYKGADSLQLLAKAYVMVKEAGCRLANIDATVIAQEPKLNPHIPAIRKSLAECLSVPVESISVKAKTNEGLGPEGRREAISVHAAVLIVPVEG
- the ispD gene encoding 2-C-methyl-D-erythritol 4-phosphate cytidylyltransferase is translated as MNVRLIVPAAGMGLRLGLAQPKALVLCGGKPLLVRTLERFQPLGLLPGAIITVPPGTQTDFEALLGDAFPDTAFFLVDGGRERQESVENALETIDNAAEIVVIHDAARPFISQTSVQASIDAAEEFGAATVAIPCSDTILVAGADDILADTPDRSCLWACQTPQTFRVDVIRQAHQHARAQCFAATDDATLVRQMGGTVKLVMGSPFNFKVTTPEDLMLAEAIIAKGFV
- a CDS encoding purine-nucleoside phosphorylase produces the protein MVSELRQQIEESVQVIRAKCSLMPKVGVILGTGLNGLTDRLELEARLSYEVLPHFAVSTVESHAGELLLGHLGGKPVAAMSGRFHRYEGYSLKQVTFPVRVMRALGAQVLVAFNAAGGLNPQFRAGDLMVIEDHINFMGDNPLIGPNDDTLGPRFPDMSEPYTRELIELAETVAMEKGIRLQKGVYLACPGPSLETRAEYRMMRGMGADVVGMSTVPEVIVAVHGGMKVLAFSVVTDECFPDALKPVEIERIIAIASEAEPKLTQIVSACVERMPV